The DNA window GCTTTGTACGATTGAAACGCCGGAAGGCCCGAACATTGGTCTGATCTCGTCACTTTGTGTGTACGCCAAGATCAACAGCATGGGCTTTATCGAAACACCGTACCGGATCATTGAAAATGGTAAGGTGTCGATGGAAAAGCCGGTGATGTACCTGACGGCCGAAGAAGAAGATACGCACTACATCGCGCAGGCAAACGCTGGTGTCGATAAGAAAGGTAACTTCCAGGTCGATCGGTTGAAGGCTCGTTTTGAAGGCGACTTCCCGATGGCTGAGCCGGGCAACGTTACGTTCATGGACATTGCGCCGAACCAAATTGTGTCGGTAGCTGCGTCGATGATTCCGTTCCTGGAGCACGATGACGCCAACCGTGCTCTGATGGGATCGAACATGCAGCGTCAGGCAGTGCCTCTGCTCCGCCCCGAAGCGCCTATCGTTGGTACGGGTCTGGAAGGTCGTGTTGCTGTTGACTCGCGCACACTGGTGATTGCTGAGTCGGACGGTATCATCGATTTCGTTGACTCAACCAAGATTGTGGTTCGTTATAATCTGAATGACGATCAGATGGCTGTTACGTTTGATGAGGACGTGAAGACATACAACCTGATCAAGTTCCGCCGGACGAACCAGGATACCTGCATCAACATCAAGCCGACTGTTTACAAAGGACAGAAGGTGAAGAAGGGCGATGTGCTTTGCGAAGGCTACGCGACGCAGGCGGGTGAACTGGCACTGGGCCGGAACATGAAAGTGGCCTTCATGCCATGGCAGGGCTACAACTTCGAGGATGCCATTGTAATCTCGGAGCGGGTAGTTCGCGAAGACATTTTTACGTCGATCCACATTGAAGAGTTCGAACTTGAAGTTCGGGACACGAAGCGTGGCGAAGAGGAACTGACCTCGGAAATTCCGAACGTATCGGAAGAGACGGTTCGTAACCTCGACGAAAACGGTATCGTTCGCATCGGTACCGAGGTGAAGGAAGGCGACATCCTGATCGGTAAGATTACACCGAAAGGGGAGAGCGATCCGACGCCGGAAGAAAAGCTGCTGCGCGCCATCTTCGGCGACAAGGCTGGCGACGTGAAAGATGCATCGAAGAAAGCGCCACCGTCGTTGAAAGGCGTCGTTATCGACACCAAACTGTTTGCGCGTCCGGCCAAAGAAGACCGGGGTAAGCACAAGGAAGAGGTGAAGGTGCTGATGAAGAAGTATGGCCGTGAGCTGAACGACTTCCGTGCCCGGATGATCGACAAGACGGTAGCGTTGCTGGAAGGCAAGACGAGTGCCGGTGTGAAGCATAAGTTCGGTGATGAGATTGTTAGTAAGGGTGTGAAGTTCAGCCGTAAGAACATTACGGAGAACCTGTTCCCTGACAAGAACAACTACCGCGACGAAAGCAGCTACGCCGTACCGGAAGAAGCGAACCTGTTGTCAGACATGAATCTGAACGACTGGACCGACGACGCCCGGATCAACGAGATGGTTGTTTCGCTGGTGAAGAACTACAACAACCGCCGGAGCGAGATCACGGGTCGGTTCAAGCGGGAGCGGTTTACGCTCGAAGTGGGCGACGAACTACCTGCAGGTATCGTGAAGCTGGCTAAAGTGTACATCGCCAAGAAGCGTAAGCTGAAGGTGGGTGACAAGATGGCCGGTCGACACGGTAACAAAGGTGTCGTTGCGCGGATCGTTCGCGATGAAGACATGCCGTTCCTCGAAGACGGAACCAAAGTCGACATCGTGCTGAACCCGCTGGGCGTACCAAGCCGGATGAACCTCGGACAGATCTACGAAACCGTATTGGCGTGGGCGGGTCAAAAGCTCGACCGGAAGTACGCAACGCCGATCTTCGACGGGGCTACCGAGCAGCAGGTTGCCGACGAACTCGATGCCGCTGGTCTGCCGTCGTTTGGCCGTACGTACCTGTACAACGGTCTGACGGGTGAGCGTTTCGATCAGAAAGTAACGGTTGGTATCATCTACATGCTGAAACTGGGTCACCTGGTCGACGACAAGATGCACGCCCGTTCGATTGGACCCTACTCGCTCATCACGCAGCAGCCGCTGGGTGGTAAAGCGCAGTTCGGTGGTCAGCGGTTCGGTGAGATGGAAGTGTGGGCACTCGAAGCCTTCGGGGCATCGAACATCCTGCAAGAGATTCTGACCGTGAAGTCGGATGACGTCGTAGGCCGTGCCAAAGCATACGAGGCTATCGTGAAAGGTGAAAACCTGCCGAAGCCGAATATCCCTGAGTCATTCAACGTACTTGTTCACGAGCTACGCGGTCTGGCCCTTGAAATTACCCTCGAGTAAAGTGGTTTAACGTTCACTGTTTAAGGTTTAAGGTTGTCCGGTACGCTGGCATAATCTTAAACCTTAGACGTTAAGCTTTAAACCACCTATTTAAACCTATAATCTCCAACCAATGTCGTTCAAAAAGAACAAGAAACTCAATAGCGACTTCCAGAGCGTGACGATCAGCCTGGCGTCGCCGGAGTCTATTTTGGAGAGTTCCTACGGCGAGGTGACACAGCCGGAGACCATCAATTACCGGACTTACAAACCCGAAATGGGCGGCTTGTTCTGCGAGCGCATCTTCGGACCGGTGAAAGACTGGGAGTGTCATTGCGGCAAATACAAGCGGATCCGGTACAAGGGCATTATCTGCGACCGTTGTGGCGTAGAGGTGACTGAGAAAAAGGTTCGCCGGGAGCGTATGGGCCACATCGAACTGGTGGTGCCTGTTGCGCATATCTGGTATTTCCGGTCGCTGCCAAACAAAATCGGATACCTGCTGGGTCTGTCGACCAAGAAACTCGATCAGGTTATCTATTACGAACGGTACGTTGTCGTTCAGCCGGGGGTGAAAGCCGAGGATGGTATCAACCAGCTCGACTTCCTGACCGAAGACGAATACCTCGACATCATCGACAAGCTGCCGAGCACGAATCAGCATCTGGACGATAAGGACCCTAATAAGTTCATCGCAAAGATGGGTGCGGAAGCACTGGAGATGCTGCTCTCGCGTGTAGCTCTCGACGAACTTTCGTACTCGCTGCGCCACGCAGCCGCTACGGATACGTCGCAGCAGCGGAAGGCCGAAGCACTGAAGCGGCTGAAAGTAGTGGAAGCGTTCCGGGAAGCTAATGGCCGGATTGAGAACCGCCCCGAGTGGATGGTAATCAAGATGGTACCAGTTATTCCACCCGAACTGCGCCCACTCGTCCCCCTCGACGGTGGCCGGTTTGCTACGTCTGACTTGAACGATCTGTATCGCCGGGTTATCATTCGGAATAACCGTCTGAAGCGCCTGATCGAAATCAAAGCGCCGGAAGTAATTCTGCGGAACGAAAAGCGGATGTTGCAGGAAGCTGTCGACTCGCTGTTCGACAACTCGCGGAAGGTAAACGCCGTGCGTTCGGAAGGTAACCGTGCCCTGAAGTCGCTGTCTGACATGCTGAAGGGTAAGCAGGGCCGTTTCCGGCAAAACCTGCTCGGTAAGCGGGTCGACTATTCGGGTCGTTCGGTTATCGTCGTTGGTCCTGAACTGAAACTGCACGAGTGCGGTCTGCCGAAAGACATGGCTGCCGAGCTGTTCAAGCCGTTCGTTATCCGTAAGCTTATCGAGCGGGGTATCGTAAAAACGGTGAAGTCGGCGAAGAAGATCGTTGACCGGAAAGACCCCGTTATCTGGGACATTCTGGAAAATGTACTGAAAGGCCACCCTGTCCTGCTGAACCGTGCTCCGACACTGCACCGCCTGGGTATTCAGGCGTTCCAGCCGAAGCTGATCGAAGGAAAGGCTATTCAGTTGCACCCACTCGTTTGTACGGCGTTCAACGCCGACTTTGACGGTGACCAGATGGCTGTCCACGTGCCACTGGGGCAAGAGGCTGTGCTCGAAGCATCACTGCTGATGCTGGCGTCGCACAACATCCTGAACCCGGCCAACGGCGCGCCGATTACGGTACCGTCGCAGGACATGGTACTTGGTCTGTACTACGTAACGAAAGGCCGTAAGAGCATTCCTGAATACCCGATTCTGGGCGAAGGCATGACGTTCTACGGTG is part of the Spirosoma rhododendri genome and encodes:
- the rpoB gene encoding DNA-directed RNA polymerase subunit beta; amino-acid sequence: MATNAKISTRKNFATIQPVIEYPDFLDIQVKSFKDFFQLDTPSNQRSEEGLFKVFQENFPISDSRENFKLEFIDYLVDPPKYSVDESIDRGLTYSVPLKAKLRLSNNDPDNEDFETIEQEVFLGNIPYMTEKGSFVINGAERVIVSQLHRSPGVFFSMSKHTNGTKLYSARIIPFKGSWIEFSTDVNNVMYAYIDRKKKFPVTTLLRAIGFGSDKDILDLFGLSEEVPATQANLKKAIGRRLAARVLRTWTEDFVDEDTGEVVSISRNEVLMERDSAISVDDIETILESGQKSVILHKEDMNMADYNIIYNTLQKDSSNSEKEAVEQIYRQLRNADAPDEQAAREIIQSLFFSDKRYDLGDVGRYRINKKLNLEISLDMKVLTTEDIVSIVKYLIGLINSKAVVDDIDHLSNRRVRTVGEQLYAQFGVGLARMARTIKERMNVRDNEDFKPVDLINARTLSSVINSFFGTNQLSQFMDQTNPLAEVTHKRRMSALGPGGLSRERAGFEVRDVHYTHYGRLCTIETPEGPNIGLISSLCVYAKINSMGFIETPYRIIENGKVSMEKPVMYLTAEEEDTHYIAQANAGVDKKGNFQVDRLKARFEGDFPMAEPGNVTFMDIAPNQIVSVAASMIPFLEHDDANRALMGSNMQRQAVPLLRPEAPIVGTGLEGRVAVDSRTLVIAESDGIIDFVDSTKIVVRYNLNDDQMAVTFDEDVKTYNLIKFRRTNQDTCINIKPTVYKGQKVKKGDVLCEGYATQAGELALGRNMKVAFMPWQGYNFEDAIVISERVVREDIFTSIHIEEFELEVRDTKRGEEELTSEIPNVSEETVRNLDENGIVRIGTEVKEGDILIGKITPKGESDPTPEEKLLRAIFGDKAGDVKDASKKAPPSLKGVVIDTKLFARPAKEDRGKHKEEVKVLMKKYGRELNDFRARMIDKTVALLEGKTSAGVKHKFGDEIVSKGVKFSRKNITENLFPDKNNYRDESSYAVPEEANLLSDMNLNDWTDDARINEMVVSLVKNYNNRRSEITGRFKRERFTLEVGDELPAGIVKLAKVYIAKKRKLKVGDKMAGRHGNKGVVARIVRDEDMPFLEDGTKVDIVLNPLGVPSRMNLGQIYETVLAWAGQKLDRKYATPIFDGATEQQVADELDAAGLPSFGRTYLYNGLTGERFDQKVTVGIIYMLKLGHLVDDKMHARSIGPYSLITQQPLGGKAQFGGQRFGEMEVWALEAFGASNILQEILTVKSDDVVGRAKAYEAIVKGENLPKPNIPESFNVLVHELRGLALEITLE